The genomic interval ATTCGATAAAAGCGGCTCAGGATATCGGCATCCGCTTTACGGCCACACGCGGGTCAATGAGCATTGGTGAGAGCAAAGGCGGGCTGCCGCCAGATCAACTGACTGAAGCCGAAGACAGTATCTTAGCTGATTGCCTGCGGCTGATTGATGCCTATCATGACAGCTCTGCGCAGGCTATGACGCAGATTGCCCTCGCGCCTTGCTCGCCATTTTCAGTCAGCACCGGACTGATGCGTGATACAGCTGAAATGGCCAGAGATAAAGGTGTGGGCCTGCACACGCATTTAGCAGAAAATGTTGAGGATATTGATTATTCACTGGCTCAATTCGGGCTGCGGCCAGGTGATTATGCCCAAGAGCTTGGCTGGACCGGGGAACATGTCTGGCATGCCCATTGCGTGCAGCTGAATGATGATGAAATCAACCTGTTTGCCCGCACAAAAACAGGTGTCGCCCACTGCCCCTGTTCAAATATGCGGCTGGCCAGTGGCATTGCCCCGGTGCGCCAGATGATCGATGCTGGTGTGCCTGTCGGGCTGGGGGTCGACGGATCATCATCAAGTGACAGCGGTCATCTGATGAATGAAGCCCGCCAGGCCATGTTATTACAACGCGTGTTAGGTGGTGCAGATAATCTGTCCGCCCGCCAGGCCCTGCGGCTGGCAACACGCGGCGGCTCAGAGGTGCTGAACCGGCATGATATTGGCCAGATTGCGCCTGGGTTCGGCGCGGATATGGCGATTTTCAACCGCAATGTTATTGAGCTGAGCGGAACCCAGACAGACCCGCTGGCAGGGCTGGTCTTCTGTGGGCCGGTAAAGCCGCGCCATGTCCTGATTAATGGCAAATGGGTGGTGCGTGAAGGCGTACTTACAACTCTGTCCCTGCCCGATTTGCTGGCACGGCACGATACATGCGCAAAAGACCTGCAGAACCGCAGTTAACACAAATCAACAAAGAAGATAAAAAAAACAGGCCGCCCTTAAGACGGCCTGTTCGGTATAAGGTTGGTCTTTGGCAAGGCTTAGTTCGGGATTTTGCCTTCTACGCCTTCGACATAGTAATTCATTGACCACAGGCCACCATCATCAAGCACTTCACCTGCTTTCAGAATCATGTTCCCGCCATTATCCTTCATCGGACCTTCAAAGATATTCAGGCTGCCGTTACCAATACCGTCACGAGCAGCGGCGGCAGCTTTCGCTACGTCTGCTGGCATATTTTTGAATTCAGTCAGAACCAGGAAGTCATCACTAATGCCTTTCCAGGTGTTGCCTGCCCAATGATCCGGCCCGTCACCTGTTGACCAGCTGCCATCCATCACCTTCTGGACCTGTTCAATATAATAAGGCCCCCAGTTATTCACTGAAGCAAACAGCTGTGCGTTCGGGGCAAATTCATGCATGTCTGATGACTGGCCAAAGCCTTTCACACCTGCTTTTTCAGCTGTCTGCAGCATCGCCGGGCTGTCTGTATGCTGAGCCAGCACATCAGCACCTTCAGCAATCAGCACCTTTGCCGCATCTGATTCCTTGACCGGATCATACCAGCTGTTCACCCAGACGACCTTGATAGATGCATCTTTGTTCACTGAACGCAGACCACGGGCAAATGAATTGATGCCCTGAATCACTTCCGGAATCGGGAAGGCACCCAGATAACCGATTTTGTTTGATTTGGTGGTCAAACCAGCAACCACACCCTGAACATAACGGCCTTCATAAAACCGGATATTGCCGGTGGCCACATTTGCCGCCCGCTTATAGCCGGTAATGTGATCAAAACGCACGTCCGGATATTCTTTTGCAACACGGATGGTTGGATCCATATAGCCAAATGACGTGGTAAAAATAACCTTATTTCCCTGTGCCGCCAATTCGCGAATCACACGGGCTGCATCCGGGCCTTCAGGCACATTTTCCACATAAGTGGTTTCAACCTTATCACCGAAATGGGCCTGCAATTGCTGGCGGCCAACTTCATGGGCGTAAGTCCAGCCATGATCACCCGGATTGGTCAGATAAACAAAGCCAACCTTCAGCGCGTCAGCCTGTGCAGAGCCAAGCCCCAAGCTCATCAGGGCTGTGGCCAAGGCCAGTTTTGAGAGTAGTTTTTTCATGATCTTTTTCTCCTTCCTCATGAATGCAAATTTACCGTGTTGGATGGAACACCCGGCCAAGATGTGCCGGCGCCCCGAGATAGTTGCGGCCACGGCTGGAAATAAACACCAGCACGAAAATCGTCGCCAGATAAGGCAACATAGACAAAAACTGTGGCGGTATGGTCCAGCCCTTGGCCTGGCCTGCCAGCTGCATGATCGTCACACCGCCAAATAAAATTGCCCCGGCCACCAGCCGCCACGGCCGCCAGGACGCAAACACAACCAAGGCCAGCGCAATCCAGCCGCGCCCGGCCGTCATCCCTTCGGCCCAATGCGGGGTCAGCACAAGCGGCAGATATGCACCGCCCAAACCCGCCATAAAACCGCCAAACAGAACCGCCCCAGTGCGGATCAGAAGAACAGGATAGCCCAAAGCGTGAGCGCTGTCATGATTAACCCCAACCGACCGCAAAATCAGGCCTGAGCGGGTTGCCGATAAAAACCAGGCCGTCAGCGCAACAAGAGCGATACAGCCATAAGCCATAATATCCAGCTGGAAGGCCACACCCAGAAGCGGAATTTGAGCCAGACCAGGAATGACCAAAGACGGCAAACCGTCAATGGCCTGCCCCACCAGAGGTGCGCCCACAAGCCCTGACAGGCCAGTCCCAAAAATGGTCAGCGCCAGACCGGTCGCTACCTGATTCGTGGCCAGCCCCAATGCAAATAACGCAAAAACAGCAGCTGTCGCCATGCCGGCCAAACCGCCACCCAGAATACCTGCATATGGGCTGCCGGTCACAGATGCCGCACCAAAAGCAGCGACCGCCCCCATCAGCATCATGCCTTCAACACCCAGATTCAACACACCGCTTTTTTCGGCAACCAGCTCGCCAGTTGCCGCCAGAATCAGTGGCACAGATGTAAGCAGTACCGTCAGCAGAAGTTCATCAATCATGATCCTGCCCACCTTTGTTGTGTGTTCTGGCCAGCCCGGCCAACCCAGACCAGCTGGTAGCGTGTCAGCGTTTCACCCGCCAACAACAGAAATAAAAGTATACCTTTGAAAATACCGGTTACAACCTTGGGAATGGCCATTGAAATCTGGGCCGTATCCCCGCCCAGCTCTGCCAGCGCGACCACCAGCCCCGCCACAATCACCGCCAACGGATTCAGCCGCGCCAGAAACGCCACAATAATTGCCGTAAAGCCATATCCGAATGAGATATTCGGCTGCAGCTGGCCAATATTGGCAGAGACTTCGATCATGCCTGCCAGCCCGGCGAGCGCCCCTGACGCCAGCAAAACCGCCACAGTCACCCGGTTCGGGCTGAATCCGGCAAAGGTCCCTGCACGCGGCGCATCGCCCATCAGCTTGACCTGGAAGCCGCCCAGCATGCGCGAGAGGACAATATAACCCGCCACCGCAATCAAAAGCGCGGCCGGCACGCCCCAATGCAACTGGCCAAGACGGCCAATAACAGGCAGATGCATCGAACTTATCAGGCCAGCATCAGGATAATAAGGGGTCAGGGGAAAGCCAAAAGACATGGGATCGCGCCAGGGCCCGCGCACAATCCAGTCAATCAGCAATGCGGCAACGTAAGTCAGCATTAAGGAAACCAAAATTTCATTGGTTCTAAACCTGACTTTGCAAACCGCCGGTATCGCCGCCCAGGCCGCCCCGCATGCCATCGCCGCAACGGCCATACCGGGAAGCAAAAACACAGATGTGGTGTCCGGAAAGGATAGTGCCAGCCCCCCTGCCCCAAGCGCACCTGCAATCAGCTGGCCTTCAGCACCGATATTCCAGATATTTGCCCGATAGCAGAACACCAAGCCTGTACCAATGATGATCAATGGACAGGCTTTCACCAGCAGGTTGCCAAACTGGTCAGGACGGGACAGCGGCGCCACAAAAAATTCATAGAGAGCAGGCAGAGGCGCATAGCCAAGGGCGGCAAAAATTAACCCGCCTGCCAGCAATGTGACCAATACCGAAACCAGCGGCACGGCAAGTGTCACATAAACTGGAACAGCGGGTCGTGGCTGCAGAATAAACATATCAGGCCACCCCCACAGATTGCGCTGCTGCGGTTGATTTCTGAACACCGCCCATCAATAAACCGACCGCCTGAGCAGACATATCTGTCGCATGTTGCGGAGCAGACAGACGCCCTTCAGACAGTACCGCAATACGGTTTGAGATGGCAAAAATCTCTTCCAAATCCTGAGAGATTACGATCACAGCTGAGCCAGAGGCAGCCAGTTCAATCATCGCCTGACGGATAAAGGTTGCGGCACCAACATCAACGCCCCATGTGGGCTGTGCTACAATCAGCACACGCGGCTGTTTGATAATCTCTCTCCCGACCACGAATTTCTGCAGATTACCGCCGGACAAGGCAGAGGCCTGCGGATCAGCCAGCGGTTTGCGCACATCAAAAGTGGTGCTGATTTGCTGCGCCCGAGCCTGCAGCTTGCTTTGCTGAATAAAGCCGTTTGCAACCATACCCTCATCCTGATGGCTGGTCAGCAGCGCGTTCTGAGACAGGCTCATCGCTGGGACCGCGGCATGGCCGTTCCGCTCTTCAGGAATAAAGCAGATTTCATGCTGGCGGCGCTGATGCGGGCCAAGCTGGCTGATATCTGTCCTTCCTGCCCAGATCAGGCTTGAATGCTGTGATCGCCATTCGCCAGATAAAGCGGCCATCAGTTCATCCTGGCCATTACCCGCAACACCTGCAATGCCCAGCACTTCTCCTGCATGAACGCTGAGCGTGATGTGATCAAGGGCAACCTCAAACGGCCCAAAAGCAGGGCGGGAGAGCGCATTTACGCTGAACAGAACTTCGCCAGCTGAAAAGCCTGCACCAGTCTTAACCGCATCAACAGATGTGCCCACCATTAATTCAGCCATCTGATGAGTTGTCTTATCCGCTGTATCAACTTCAGCGACTTTTTGCCCGCCACGCAGGATTGTTGCGCGGCTGGTCAGCTGTTTAATCTCATCCAATTTATGCGAAATAAACAAAACCGCACAGCCAGATTCGGCCAAATGGCGCAAGACTTCAAACAGCTGGTCTGTTTCCTGCGGGGTGAGCACTGAAGTCGGCTCATCCATAATCAGCAATGACGGGTCTTGCAGCAGGCAGCGCATAATCTCTACCCGTTGTTGCTGGCCAACTGACAAATCTGCAACCAGGCTGTCAGGATCAAGTGGAATACCGTAATCTGTGGAACGGGTGCGGATCAAGTCATTTAACTGGTCGCGCGCCAATCTCTGCGGCAGCGCCAGTTCTATATTCTCTGCCACCGTCAGGCTTTCAAACAAAGAGAAATGCTGGAACACCATGCCAATGCCCATGGCCCTGGCCTGTTGCGGATTGGTTATCTGAACAGGCTGTCCCTGCCATTCAAATTGACCTGAGTCAGGCTGCAGAAGACCGTAAATCATCTTCACAAAAGTTGATTTTCCGGCCCCGTTTTCCCCCAGCAGCGCATGCAATTCACCGGCCCTGATGGTGAAATCGATATCATCATTGGCCACAAATTGACCGAATGATTTGCGGATGTGGCGGCCAGACAGCAGACTGCCGGTCTGTGAAGAAACAGAGCTGGTCATTTTTGCAGGGTCAGCCTCCGGAACATGTATACTGTTCTTATTATATTGGGGTGAGCATAAAAGGGTTTGAAAGGAGAGTCTATGCAGCCCCTGGTCAGTTCTGTGATTAGCGGGGCAATAGGCTTAAAAAACAGGCAGCATGGCTCAGATTGTGACCACCCGAAGCGCGTTTGTGGTCCCGGCCAGACCAAAAGGCATACCAGACACCAAAACGATTGATTCGCCTGTGCGCGCCAGCCCTCTTTGTTTGACCTGAGCCACTGCTTCGTCAACCGCCTGTTCGTAAGAGGTTTCATCCTGATGTGCGGTCTGTGTGCCCCAGAGCAGGCTGAGGCGGCGTTCCACAGCTGGTTCAGGGGAGAGCACCAGCAATGGCTGGGACGGGCGTTCACGCGCCAGCCGCACCGCTGTATTGCCAGAGGCTGTAAACGCGACAATGGCCGCCGCCTCAATGGTCTGGGCCAGCCGCACAGCAGCTTCAGCCACCGCGTGATAGACAGACGGTTCCACCGCCAGCCGGGCCGGGCCATCATGCGGGTTTTCACGAATATGGGCTTCAGCAGCGCACGCAATTTCCGCCATCATCGAAACCGCCTGTTCCGGATAATCACCAACTGCTGATTCAGCAGACAGCATTACCGCATCGGCCCCTTCAAATACGGCCCCTGCCACATCTGACGCTTCGGCGCGTGTTGGTGCAGGTGAGATAATCATGCTCTCCAGCATTTGCGTTGCCACAATCACGGGCTTTCCTACCTGACGACATTTGGCCACCAGCTGTTTTTGGATAGCAGGCACATGGGCAGCAGGCAATTCCACCCCTAAATCGCCTCTGGCGACCATCACCGCATCGGTTGCCTGAATAATCTGGTCAATTTCAGTAAGAGCAGAGGGTTTTTCAATTTTGGCAATAATTTGTGCACGACCACCAATCAGGCTTTTCGCCTCGAGAATATCACTGGCCCGCTGGACAAAAGACAGCGCGATATAATCAACATTCTGATCCAGCGCAAAAGCAAGATCTGTTCTGTCCTTTTCAGTAAGCGGTGTGACGTCCAGCGTGACATCCGGCAGATTGACGCCTTTCTGGCTGGATAATTTGCCCGCATGATGCAGCCTGGCCACCGCATGATGCGCGCCCAGCGCGGTTACAGTAAATTTCAGCTTGCCATCATCCATTAAAAGCGTGGATTTCGGCTGCAGGCTGGAAAAGATATCTGCATGTGGCAAGGGAATAGCCGGAAGGGGTTCAGACAGGTCAGGAACCGGATGCTCAGGCAGATAAAAACACACGTCCTGCCCCGCTGTTAAAGATAGGGGTGTTTCCAGTTTGCCAATACGATATTTAGGCCCCTGCAGGTCAGCCAAAATGCCAATAGGCCAGCCAAGCCGCTGTTCCACAGACCTGATCGCCTGAACCCGAAGCGCCTGTTCATCATGTGCACCATGGCTGAAATTCAGCCGGAACAGATTTGCCCCTGCCCGTGCCAAAGTTTCAATCACCTGTTCTGATGACGAAGCTGGTCCCAATGTAGCGATGATTTTTGTTGAACGCTGCATAGCTGTGAAATCCCCCGAACCGTTCCCGTCGTGAGCATAGCAGAACTGGCTGAAAAGTGAACAGTTTCAGGTTGTTTCTTTCAGCCGAAATGCTGCCAGCAACCCTGCAAGAGCGGTCACCAAAATCGCCAGAAAGGCAAGCCTGTAAGAGGCTGCGCTGTAACTGGCTGGTCCTGCTTCAGCCAAAACATCAAGCAGCAGACCAACAACAGGTTGCAGCACCGCCCCGGAGGCAACAGTCAATGAATTCACAATTCCGATTGACGCGCCGGTCAGATGATCAGGCATCACATCACGAACCAGCGCGAAACAGCTGGTCATGGTTCCGCCCGAAACGCCAATCAACACCATGATCAACACAACAACAGCCAAAGGCAGTGTGGGCATAAAAATCAATACGGATAACAGCACCGACACCATCACACAGCCGGCAACCAATATTGGCTTGCGCCGCCCTAAGCGATCAGACAACCACCCTGCTGATGGCGCCCCAAAGGCCCAGCCCAACAACAATAATGACATCAAAAATGCCGCATCAGGACGCGATAAATCATAGGCCACAATCAGATAGGGTGTGCCCCATAAACCGCCAAGGGTCAGCATCGGCCCGGATAAGGTTAAGGCAACAAAAGCAATTTTCCAGACCTCACGGCTGGCTGAGGCCTGGTGAAGAGAGGCAAAAAAAGTGGCCCTGTCGAAACCAGTTGAAGCTATCTGAGGTTGGTCAGGCGGGGCGTTGCGCACCAGAGCAAACACCAGCACAGCCAGAAAGAACCCCACCCCGCCCAGCAACATCAGACTGCTGCGCCATCCGAATTCATCCACAAAATAGGCCAAGGGAGCTTGTGCCACCATACCGCTGGTCATGCCTGTAAACATCGCCAGACCCGCCAGAAACGCAAACCGCCGTTCCGGAAACCAGCGTTTCGCCAGCGCGAGCGACCCTAAAAACCCCACCGAAGAGCCAATGCCGATAAGGATACGGCCGAGATAGGCCAATTCAATCTGCTGCGCCAGACCAAACAACACCGAGCCCGCTGCAGCCAGGCTGAGCGCACAAGATAGTAACAGGCGCGTACCCACAGTTTCGAGCAGCGTACCCAGCGGTATCTGAAGCAGCACATAGGGGTAGAAATATAATGCTGACAATGTGCCCAGCATCGCCCCGCCAATGGTAAATTCAACCATCAGATCAGAGACCATTACAGAAGGCGCAACGCGATGAAAAAAAGCATAGCCAAAGCTGATCGCAGCCAAAGCCCATACCAGCCAGGCATAAGCCCCGCCAGTACCGGCAACAGATGATGCTTTTGGCTTCCCCTTATCAGACATTGCCGGTCCTTTTTTAGTCTGCTGCGCGTCCTGCCAACACCACTTCAGGCAGAATTTATTTGTCCGTCAGCATGTGTATCTATATACAGGCCAGATTGCCATGATTAATTGCGGTTTACGCAAAGGAAGTGCCTGTCATGACCTCTGTTTCATCCTGCCGTCCCGCGGTTTATGTTATTTTATTTGCTGTTTTTCTTTTCACAGGTTGCAGTTCAATGAGCACTGACCAGCGCAGTCGCATCGAAGCTTCGGCCCATTTCAACAAGGCTGAAGACAGATTTGAAAATACAGATGGCACCGCAAATGAGAAATCATTTGGTGCGCTGGCTGGCCTGGCCAGTGACTATTTCAACCGCCCGGATGATCCAAATGAAGAAACCGGCTTTCCCTTGCTGGCCCCAAGCCGCCAGACAGACAGTGCGCGGCAAGCGATCTGGGTCGGCCATTCCACCGTGCTGGTCACAATTGACGGGATAAATGTGCTGACAGACCCTGTATTTTCTGACCGCGCCTCCCCGGTCAGCTTTGCCGGGCCTAAACGCGTTGTTCCGCCTGCAGTCACGATAGATGATTTACCCCAAATTGATGCTGTTGTGATCTCGCACAGCCATTATGACCATCTTGATTTGCCCAGCCTGACAGCACTTCATGCACGTCAGGACCAGGTGACCTTTCTGGTCCCGCTTGGCCTGAAAGAACTGCTGCAGGGGGCTGGGATCAGCAATGTGATTGAGCTGGACTGGTGGGAAGAGGTAATGGTCGGTGAGGTAAAATTCACCGCCACACCGGTCCGCCACTGGTCATCACGCACGCCATTTGACCGGAACCAGACTCTGTGGTCAGGCTGGATGGTGAATTTCCCTGACTACGCTTTTTATTTTGCCGGCGATACAGGATATACAGATGATTTCATCGAAACCCGCGAACGGCTGGGCGCGCCCGACCTGGCGGCAATTCCTATCGGGGCTTATGACCCGCGCGAATTTATGAAAGCGTCCCATATGAACCCAGAAGAAGCTGTTCAGGCCTTTGAAGATTTACAAGCAAGTCAGGCGATTGCCGTCCATTGGGGCACATTCAAGCTCACCTTGGAGCCGCTGGCAGAGCCGCCGCAGCGTCTGCGAGATGAGCTGGCCCGAAAACAGCTGAAGGCTGACCGGTTTATTGCGCTGACCCATGGTCAGAAATTACCGCTTTAACGCATAAACCTGGCGCCGGACAGGCCCTAGCGGCCTTTCCAGACGGGATCTCTTTTTTCAGCAAATGCCTTTGCCCCTTCAAGCTGGTCTTCTGAGGTATAGAGTTTTTCAACTGTTGCAAACTGGCTCTTGGTGATTTTATTCAACGCGTCCTGGAAGGCCATATTTTCAGCATTGCGCACCACTTCTTTTATGGCGGCATAGACCAGAGGCGGTCCTGAGGCCAACAATTCAGCCATTTCGCGTGCTTTATCCATAAGCTGATCAGCAGGACAGATCTGGTTAATCAGGCCCCAGCGTGCTGCTTCTTCAGCATCAATCCAGCGTCCGGTAAGCAGCATTTCCATCGCAATATGATAGGGGATACGTTTTGGTAATTTGATCGAAGCCGCGTCAGCAACCGTGCCAGACCGGATTTCAGGAAGCGCAAAGGTCGCCTGCTCAGACGCCAGGATGATATCGCATGCCAAGGCCATTTCCAGCCCGCCGCCGCAACAAATCCCATTGACTGCGCAAATCACCGGTTTGTTCATCTGCGGCAATTCCTGGAGCCCGCCAAAACCGCCAACTCCATAATCACCATCAACTGCATCACCCTCTGCGGCGGCTTTCAAATCCCAGCCTGCCGAGAAAAATTTATCCCCAGCGGCGCCTAAGATCGCCACGCGCAGTTCTGGATCATCTCTGAACTCACGAAAGATTTCACCCATCATCCGGCTGGTTGCCAAATCAATCGCATTGGCTTTCGGCCGATCAATAATGACCTCAAACACATGACCCTGTTTATGGGTTTTTACAGGTTCAGACATTTGGACTGTCTCCTTTCCGGATCAAAGCATCCACCGCCACAGCCCGTTTCGGTGTCAGGATTAAGGGGTTTATTTCAATTTCACTTATGGCCTCGCGCCCGTCTTGCTGATGGCGGAAAGAGTCAACACACGCCTGAATGGCGAGCACAGCGTCAATCAGCTGTTCTGTATCTGCTGGTGTTTGGCCACGATACCCCGCCAGAACAGGCGCCAGTTTCAGCTGGCTCAGCGCTGCAGCCACATCTTGTCTTGTCACTGGCAGAAGCAGGCTCTGGCAATCTGTAAGAACTTCTGTCAACACCCCGCCGGCTGCCAATGTTAAAAGATAGCCATGCACAGGGTCAGCCACAACCCCGACCAGTAATTCAGCAACAGAATCTGTTACCATTTCTTCGATGAGATAGGCAGACCTATCCATGTCTGTCATCGCCTGTTGGAGAGCCTGGTGATCAGACAACCCTACCCGGACACCTCCGCTGTCTGATTTATGGGCCATACCCATCGCTTTGAGCACAACCGGATAGTCAAATGGCAGGGAGTCAGGTGCGCTCTGGCCGGTCACCGTCACATGCCGGGGGATATCCAGACCAAATCCGCGCAACAGAACTTTGGAGGCTGCTTCATCCTTTGTCACCATTTGGTCAGGAAGTGGTGCAGACCAGACCGGCACATTTTCAACAGGTGTTCTGCAATCAGCAGCGATCGCAATTCCGGCCAGACCTTCTGCCATACCAGAGAGCGGAATCAGGCCCTGCTCTGCTGCCTGCCAGGCCAGATCTTCGGGCATATTTTCGACCAGCGACGCCAACAGGGCCATCGGTTTACCACAACGCTGTCTGGCCAGAGCCGCCGCCTCTATCACACAATGCCACGCTTGCGCACTACATCTGTCTGTGCGCGGAAAATCCACCACAACAACACCGATATCAACAGGACCGTCAAGCATAGCGGTAAAAGCATCCGCCATCGCCGCCACATTGCCCCATATATAGGTATGATAATCCAGCGGATTCGCCAAGGCGACCCGTTCACCCAACGCCGCACGCAGACCGGAAATCTGGGCATCTGTTAATTCTGGATAATGCAGGGCTTTCGCCTGAAGCACAGCCAGATCCGCCATCAAAGCCGCCTCGCCGCCAGAGCAGGAAACAGAGGCAACCGCCCGGCCCGGCAAAGGGCCTGTCTGATGCAGAATTTTCAGCGCTTCCATCACTTCTGACAGGCTGTCTGCCCGGCCGATGCCCAGACGCCTGAGCAATGCATCAGCCGCCGCATCACTGCCGGCCAATGAGGCCGTATGTGAAATTGTGGCTGCCTGAGCTTGTGCTGACCGGCCTACCTTCAGTGCAACCACAGGCTTGCCCTGTTGTGCGGCAAACCGGGCAAGCTGTTCAAAATCAGCCACATCACCAATCCCTTCAATATGAAGGCCAAGGGCAGTGACACGCGGGTCAGCCAACAGCTCCCTGCCCAATGCGCTAAGGCTGATTTGCGCCTGATTGCCCGCAGTGAAGGCATAGGCCAAAGGAAGGCCGCGCTGCTGCATGGTCAGGCTAATCATAATATTTGAGCTCTGCGTGACAATCGCCACGCCAGATGATACCGGCTGGCCGCCATGCTGGTCAGGCCAAATGCAAAATTTATCCAGATAGTTGATAAAGCCGTAACAGTTAGGGCCAATGAAGGGCATCTCTTTTGCTGCGGCAATCAGGGCCTGTTGCAGGGCTGCCCCATCCGCATCTTCAGCATCTGCCTCCAGAAAGCCTGAGGCAAAACAAACTGCCCCGCCTGCACCCTTTTCAGCTAAGGCAGACACCACGTCAATTGTCGCATCTCTGTTCACCCCGACAAAGGCCGCATCCGGGGCAACCGGCAGGTCAGCAACAGATCGATAGGGCCGGATTCCCTCCACATCATCTGCATGAGGGTGAACCACAAAAATATCGCCCTTAAACCCAATTTTCCGGCTCTGGCTGATTACGGACCGCCCCCAGACACCGCCACCGACAACAACCAGACTGGCCGGATTCAGCAACCGTTTTATGTCACGTTTCATCTGCTGG from SAR116 cluster alpha proteobacterium HIMB100 carries:
- a CDS encoding cytosine deaminase-like metal-dependent hydrolase (PFAM: Amidohydrolase family); translation: MHKQLLTHIDVLATMDNGESHDQNSACGRELTDAAILIVDNVITKVGPTTVLEQEAADCDEVHNLAGHIVIPGLVNTHHHLFQNLTRVVPDAQNHSLFGWLQTLYPIWSHLTPDDFYVSAATGLAELALSGCTTSSDHQYLFPNGSQLDDSIKAAQDIGIRFTATRGSMSIGESKGGLPPDQLTEAEDSILADCLRLIDAYHDSSAQAMTQIALAPCSPFSVSTGLMRDTAEMARDKGVGLHTHLAENVEDIDYSLAQFGLRPGDYAQELGWTGEHVWHAHCVQLNDDEINLFARTKTGVAHCPCSNMRLASGIAPVRQMIDAGVPVGLGVDGSSSSDSGHLMNEARQAMLLQRVLGGADNLSARQALRLATRGGSEVLNRHDIGQIAPGFGADMAIFNRNVIELSGTQTDPLAGLVFCGPVKPRHVLINGKWVVREGVLTTLSLPDLLARHDTCAKDLQNRS
- a CDS encoding putative ABC-type transport system, periplasmic component/surface lipoprotein (PFAM: Basic membrane protein), with the protein product MKKLLSKLALATALMSLGLGSAQADALKVGFVYLTNPGDHGWTYAHEVGRQQLQAHFGDKVETTYVENVPEGPDAARVIRELAAQGNKVIFTTSFGYMDPTIRVAKEYPDVRFDHITGYKRAANVATGNIRFYEGRYVQGVVAGLTTKSNKIGYLGAFPIPEVIQGINSFARGLRSVNKDASIKVVWVNSWYDPVKESDAAKVLIAEGADVLAQHTDSPAMLQTAEKAGVKGFGQSSDMHEFAPNAQLFASVNNWGPYYIEQVQKVMDGSWSTGDGPDHWAGNTWKGISDDFLVLTEFKNMPADVAKAAAAARDGIGNGSLNIFEGPMKDNGGNMILKAGEVLDDGGLWSMNYYVEGVEGKIPN
- a CDS encoding putative ABC-type transport system, permease component (PFAM: Branched-chain amino acid transport system / permease component), which codes for MIDELLLTVLLTSVPLILAATGELVAEKSGVLNLGVEGMMLMGAVAAFGAASVTGSPYAGILGGGLAGMATAAVFALFALGLATNQVATGLALTIFGTGLSGLVGAPLVGQAIDGLPSLVIPGLAQIPLLGVAFQLDIMAYGCIALVALTAWFLSATRSGLILRSVGVNHDSAHALGYPVLLIRTGAVLFGGFMAGLGGAYLPLVLTPHWAEGMTAGRGWIALALVVFASWRPWRLVAGAILFGGVTIMQLAGQAKGWTIPPQFLSMLPYLATIFVLVFISSRGRNYLGAPAHLGRVFHPTR
- a CDS encoding ABC-type uncharacterized transport system, permease component (PFAM: Branched-chain amino acid transport system / permease component), which gives rise to MFILQPRPAVPVYVTLAVPLVSVLVTLLAGGLIFAALGYAPLPALYEFFVAPLSRPDQFGNLLVKACPLIIIGTGLVFCYRANIWNIGAEGQLIAGALGAGGLALSFPDTTSVFLLPGMAVAAMACGAAWAAIPAVCKVRFRTNEILVSLMLTYVAALLIDWIVRGPWRDPMSFGFPLTPYYPDAGLISSMHLPVIGRLGQLHWGVPAALLIAVAGYIVLSRMLGGFQVKLMGDAPRAGTFAGFSPNRVTVAVLLASGALAGLAGMIEVSANIGQLQPNISFGYGFTAIIVAFLARLNPLAVIVAGLVVALAELGGDTAQISMAIPKVVTGIFKGILLFLLLAGETLTRYQLVWVGRAGQNTQQRWAGS
- a CDS encoding ATPase component of uncharacterized ABC-type transporter (PFAM: ABC transporter), whose protein sequence is MTSSVSSQTGSLLSGRHIRKSFGQFVANDDIDFTIRAGELHALLGENGAGKSTFVKMIYGLLQPDSGQFEWQGQPVQITNPQQARAMGIGMVFQHFSLFESLTVAENIELALPQRLARDQLNDLIRTRSTDYGIPLDPDSLVADLSVGQQQRVEIMRCLLQDPSLLIMDEPTSVLTPQETDQLFEVLRHLAESGCAVLFISHKLDEIKQLTSRATILRGGQKVAEVDTADKTTHQMAELMVGTSVDAVKTGAGFSAGEVLFSVNALSRPAFGPFEVALDHITLSVHAGEVLGIAGVAGNGQDELMAALSGEWRSQHSSLIWAGRTDISQLGPHQRRQHEICFIPEERNGHAAVPAMSLSQNALLTSHQDEGMVANGFIQQSKLQARAQQISTTFDVRKPLADPQASALSGGNLQKFVVGREIIKQPRVLIVAQPTWGVDVGAATFIRQAMIELAASGSAVIVISQDLEEIFAISNRIAVLSEGRLSAPQHATDMSAQAVGLLMGGVQKSTAAAQSVGVA
- a CDS encoding pyruvate kinase (PFAM: Pyruvate kinase, barrel domain; Pyruvate kinase, alpha/beta domain~TIGRFAM: pyruvate kinase); translation: MQRSTKIIATLGPASSSEQVIETLARAGANLFRLNFSHGAHDEQALRVQAIRSVEQRLGWPIGILADLQGPKYRIGKLETPLSLTAGQDVCFYLPEHPVPDLSEPLPAIPLPHADIFSSLQPKSTLLMDDGKLKFTVTALGAHHAVARLHHAGKLSSQKGVNLPDVTLDVTPLTEKDRTDLAFALDQNVDYIALSFVQRASDILEAKSLIGGRAQIIAKIEKPSALTEIDQIIQATDAVMVARGDLGVELPAAHVPAIQKQLVAKCRQVGKPVIVATQMLESMIISPAPTRAEASDVAGAVFEGADAVMLSAESAVGDYPEQAVSMMAEIACAAEAHIRENPHDGPARLAVEPSVYHAVAEAAVRLAQTIEAAAIVAFTASGNTAVRLARERPSQPLLVLSPEPAVERRLSLLWGTQTAHQDETSYEQAVDEAVAQVKQRGLARTGESIVLVSGMPFGLAGTTNALRVVTI